One Clostridium estertheticum DNA segment encodes these proteins:
- a CDS encoding helix-turn-helix transcriptional regulator: MKNKRMKIARIECDMKQEDLAKAVAVTRQTIGLIESGNYNPSLNLCISICETLGKTLNDLFWEEKHEKKLNT, encoded by the coding sequence ATGAAAAATAAACGAATGAAAATTGCTCGTATTGAATGTGATATGAAACAAGAGGATTTAGCAAAAGCTGTGGCTGTTACACGCCAAACGATTGGACTGATTGAATCAGGAAATTATAACCCTTCACTAAATCTTTGTATTTCAATATGCGAAACACTTGGCAAAACATTAAATGATTTATTTTGGGAGGAAAAACATGAAAAAAAACTTAATACATGA
- a CDS encoding GNAT family N-acetyltransferase → MMLENIRFSPRAYSLIEYAGIYAMEYKCNSIHPIHIFLGALKMDYNLNNELKSIYQVDAGIINSIFDSIELKNACNEYVALKTNNSSLINISLLTKNILFDAKKISELYEEHGQIYVNDSHILRAIFNSDDKATKQYLSKVDKDIILSVTASSKDMIVDLNKQFTINDIEGVTIRKVTENDKDALSEFVLKNFYDRWAKTIQYGLALNDMPIYIAIIDDKPVGFAGYNISKQRKGYFGPLGVLRNYRDVKIGQALLNACLIDMKKLGFKTCIIGNASSIEFYQKSCGAIVIPLVES, encoded by the coding sequence ATGATGCTCGAAAATATTAGGTTTAGTCCAAGAGCATATAGTTTAATTGAATATGCAGGTATATATGCCATGGAATATAAATGTAATTCAATTCATCCTATACATATATTCTTAGGTGCATTAAAAATGGACTATAACCTCAATAATGAATTAAAATCTATCTACCAAGTAGATGCTGGAATAATAAATAGCATTTTTGACTCAATAGAGTTAAAAAATGCTTGTAATGAATATGTAGCACTTAAAACTAATAATTCATCATTAATAAATATATCTTTATTAACTAAAAATATTCTATTTGATGCAAAAAAAATATCAGAACTTTACGAAGAACATGGCCAAATATATGTTAACGATAGTCATATATTACGAGCCATATTTAATTCTGATGATAAGGCAACCAAGCAATACTTATCTAAAGTTGATAAAGATATAATACTTTCCGTAACAGCATCCTCTAAGGACATGATTGTTGATTTAAATAAGCAATTTACTATCAACGATATAGAAGGAGTGACTATAAGAAAAGTTACTGAAAATGACAAGGATGCTCTTAGTGAATTTGTGCTAAAAAATTTCTATGATAGATGGGCTAAGACAATACAGTACGGTCTTGCTCTGAATGATATGCCAATTTATATAGCCATAATAGATGATAAACCAGTAGGATTTGCGGGATACAATATTTCTAAACAGAGAAAGGGATATTTCGGACCTTTGGGAGTTTTAAGAAATTATAGAGATGTAAAAATTGGTCAAGCATTATTAAATGCCTGTTTAATTGATATGAAAAAACTTGGTTTTAAAACTTGTATAATCGGAAATGCAAGTTCAATTGAGTTTTATCAAAAATCATGTGGAGCAATTGTTATTCCTTTAGTTGAGTCATAA
- a CDS encoding GNAT family N-acetyltransferase translates to MEIHQDEYLFTDDDKKINLNELCNLLRQSHWAKNRPIGVIEKTIETSLCFSIYHNDVQIGFARVVSDYAVYSLILDVIIDEKYRGIGLATKLIGFINNHPRLKDTNKVLWTKNAKDLYLKCGFNEEDCYTFMFNRP, encoded by the coding sequence ATGGAAATACATCAAGATGAATATTTATTTACTGATGATGATAAAAAAATTAATTTAAATGAACTTTGCAATCTATTAAGACAGTCGCATTGGGCTAAAAATCGACCTATTGGCGTAATTGAAAAGACAATTGAGACTTCACTTTGTTTTTCTATCTATCACAATGATGTGCAAATTGGATTTGCAAGAGTTGTGAGCGATTACGCTGTTTATAGTTTAATATTAGATGTGATTATTGATGAAAAATATAGAGGGATAGGCTTAGCAACAAAACTTATTGGTTTTATAAATAATCATCCAAGATTAAAAGACACAAATAAAGTTCTTTGGACAAAAAATGCAAAAGATTTGTATTTGAAGTGTGGATTTAACGAAGAAGATTGTTATACTTTTATGTTTAATAGACCTTAA
- a CDS encoding DUF6199 family natural product biosynthesis protein yields the protein MPKVITIIPTIFLGFIFFYGLLNAIIPKMLWKTFESWKATKEPTNTYFMSRRIAGIITMLIVSGIFLFPYLMSKQ from the coding sequence ATGCCAAAGGTGATTACAATAATTCCAACTATTTTTTTAGGTTTTATATTTTTTTACGGGTTATTAAATGCTATAATTCCGAAAATGCTGTGGAAAACCTTTGAAAGCTGGAAGGCAACAAAAGAGCCAACTAATACTTATTTCATGTCGCGGAGAATAGCAGGTATTATTACAATGCTTATAGTTTCTGGTATTTTTTTATTTCCTTACTTAATGAGTAAACAATAA
- a CDS encoding CatA-like O-acetyltransferase, with protein MKLPLSVQVHHSLVDGIHVGQYFNKIQEILDNPVEYL; from the coding sequence ATAAAGTTACCACTATCTGTTCAAGTACATCACTCACTAGTAGATGGCATACATGTTGGGCAATACTTTAATAAAATTCAAGAAATTTTAGATAATCCTGTAGAGTATTTATAA
- a CDS encoding DUF6773 family protein codes for MKKNLIHDERAVAQKRKIGNEVCNLLLGGLGISLFIKEYVFNVPFSQCVTEVICLFGAFIYIVIRNIIAGNDLCETKNSGKKSVVLISLVGGLATCVISGIANYARYGEKYTDGIFFMITLAMLFVSGTVVTFLIYSPIYKLNQKRQKKIAEELDKEESDIK; via the coding sequence ATGAAAAAAAACTTAATACATGATGAGCGGGCTGTGGCTCAAAAACGTAAAATTGGCAATGAAGTTTGCAATCTATTGCTCGGTGGACTGGGTATATCCTTATTTATTAAGGAATATGTTTTCAACGTACCTTTTTCACAATGCGTAACAGAGGTTATATGCTTATTTGGAGCTTTCATATATATTGTAATTAGGAACATCATAGCAGGGAATGATTTGTGTGAAACAAAAAATAGCGGTAAAAAATCAGTTGTATTAATAAGCCTTGTGGGTGGCTTAGCAACATGTGTAATTTCAGGAATCGCAAATTACGCAAGATATGGCGAAAAATATACAGACGGCATATTCTTTATGATAACTTTGGCAATGCTATTTGTTTCTGGAACAGTTGTAACATTCTTGATATACTCGCCTATATATAAGCTAAATCAAAAGAGGCAGAAAAAAATTGCAGAAGAATTAGATAAAGAAGAAAGCGATATAAAATAG
- a CDS encoding class I SAM-dependent methyltransferase gives MVDSKGWEWEKANQSPWLTPTDDVYYLANKWLELGFKKVLDLGAGLGRHSIFFAQKGFKVSAIDISDYGVNHLKEWAKKENLDIDIKLGDMISLPYADNSFDCVIAYHSISHTDTSGTKKVISEIERVLKQGGEVYTSMCSKESWEFAKAGYPQIDENTVLNKEDGPDKDVPHFYANSDDILDLFHNFDIERVRHIDYCVIDNEKQDSKYYYINGRKK, from the coding sequence ATGGTAGATTCAAAAGGTTGGGAATGGGAAAAAGCAAATCAATCGCCTTGGTTAACACCAACTGATGATGTTTATTATCTGGCTAACAAGTGGTTAGAGTTAGGCTTTAAAAAGGTTTTAGATTTGGGTGCTGGATTAGGACGGCACTCTATATTTTTTGCGCAAAAAGGTTTTAAAGTATCGGCAATAGATATATCAGATTACGGAGTGAATCATTTAAAAGAATGGGCTAAAAAAGAAAATTTAGATATTGATATTAAACTTGGAGATATGATTTCTTTACCTTATGCAGATAATTCTTTTGACTGTGTAATTGCTTATCATTCTATTTCTCATACTGATACATCGGGTACAAAAAAGGTTATAAGTGAAATAGAGAGAGTATTAAAGCAAGGTGGAGAAGTGTATACTTCAATGTGTTCTAAAGAGTCTTGGGAGTTTGCTAAAGCGGGGTATCCCCAAATAGATGAGAATACAGTATTAAATAAAGAAGATGGACCAGATAAAGATGTACCACATTTTTATGCTAATAGTGACGATATTTTAGACTTATTTCACAATTTTGATATAGAAAGGGTACGGCATATTGATTATTGTGTTATAGACAATGAAAAACAAGATAGCAAATATTATTATATAAATGGACGTAAAAAATAG